A genomic window from Streptomyces sp. 846.5 includes:
- a CDS encoding N-terminal phage integrase SAM-like domain-containing protein, whose protein sequence is MADRAGPDRVSNEVNSRGERKRTTRRRSGFSSRAKAAQALRLFLLGEATGVYADPDESVSQYLEHWLATKQERLKAATFVQYRDYIAKDLAPAFGALRLDDLRTRHIEHGQLAQLRAGRGRTLFDMEWLLGFEFLRCGFPLRFHPANQPPGQRCPIGPSGG, encoded by the coding sequence TTGGCTGACCGAGCAGGGCCGGACCGCGTCAGCAACGAGGTCAACAGCCGGGGCGAGAGGAAGCGCACCACGCGCCGCCGCTCGGGATTCTCCAGCCGGGCCAAGGCCGCGCAGGCGCTGCGGCTGTTCCTGCTGGGGGAGGCCACCGGCGTCTACGCCGACCCCGACGAGAGCGTGTCCCAGTACCTGGAGCACTGGCTCGCCACCAAACAGGAGCGGCTCAAGGCGGCGACTTTCGTGCAGTACCGCGACTACATCGCCAAGGACCTCGCGCCCGCCTTCGGCGCGCTGCGGCTGGACGACCTGCGCACCCGCCACATCGAGCACGGGCAGCTCGCCCAGCTGCGGGCCGGTCGCGGCCGCACCTTGTTCGACATGGAGTGGCTCCTTGGTTTCGAATTTCTTCGGTGTGGTTTCCCCTTGCGCTTCCATCCTGCGAATCAGCCACCTGGGCAGCGTTGTCCGATCGGCCCCTCAGGGGGATGA
- a CDS encoding serine hydrolase domain-containing protein — protein MSLRTGLRTAVTIVSAACLASVLPAASAPAAPPPAASSPAAPQPAADTPASLDQVIQDTATRAGVPGVIVGIWRPGHQRYVRAFGIADKSDCGPMRPDLFMRIGSETKTFTVTALLQLVDRGDVGLDDPISAYVPGVPDGRHITLRQLAGMRSGLFSYSADKAFQHLLQTEPRRRYTPRELLRFGFAHPNQFAPGARFDYSNSNTVLLGLVVEKVTHRPLRDAFRSMITRPSGLDHTFLPRAAEFPRPHAHGYTDETPTGAEADATDFNPSWGWAAGAMISDLEDMHSWAVNVATGRLLKPQTQAERLKALPTPGPGDAYGLGIDINHGWIGHAGSLPGYQSLTIYLPGQRATLVILLNTDIRSDNENPHTLLGRAITQVISPRNVYGSATDQS, from the coding sequence ATGTCTCTCCGAACCGGCCTGCGCACCGCCGTGACAATCGTCTCCGCCGCCTGTCTCGCGTCCGTCCTGCCCGCGGCATCGGCTCCCGCCGCGCCACCGCCTGCGGCATCGTCCCCCGCCGCACCGCAGCCCGCGGCCGACACACCGGCCAGTCTCGACCAGGTCATCCAGGACACGGCCACGCGCGCCGGCGTCCCTGGGGTGATCGTGGGCATCTGGCGGCCCGGACACCAGCGCTACGTGCGCGCGTTCGGCATCGCGGACAAGAGCGACTGCGGCCCGATGCGGCCCGACCTGTTCATGCGCATCGGCAGCGAGACCAAGACCTTCACGGTCACCGCGCTGCTGCAACTGGTCGATCGCGGCGACGTGGGCCTGGACGACCCGATCTCGGCATACGTGCCGGGCGTCCCCGACGGGCGCCACATCACGCTGCGTCAGCTCGCCGGGATGCGCAGCGGCCTGTTCTCCTACAGCGCCGACAAGGCCTTCCAACACCTGCTGCAGACCGAGCCGCGCCGCCGATACACCCCCCGGGAGCTGTTGCGCTTCGGCTTCGCGCACCCGAACCAGTTCGCACCGGGCGCGCGGTTCGACTACTCCAACAGCAACACCGTCCTGCTCGGCCTGGTCGTCGAGAAGGTCACGCACCGCCCCTTGCGGGACGCCTTCCGGTCCATGATCACCAGGCCGAGCGGCCTGGACCACACCTTCCTGCCGAGGGCCGCGGAGTTCCCCCGGCCACACGCTCACGGCTACACCGACGAGACGCCGACCGGCGCCGAGGCGGACGCGACGGACTTCAACCCCAGCTGGGGCTGGGCGGCCGGCGCCATGATCTCGGACCTGGAGGACATGCACTCCTGGGCGGTGAACGTGGCGACCGGACGGCTGCTGAAGCCGCAGACCCAGGCGGAGCGCCTCAAGGCGCTCCCCACCCCTGGCCCGGGAGACGCGTACGGACTGGGCATCGACATCAACCACGGGTGGATCGGCCATGCGGGCTCCCTGCCCGGCTACCAGAGCCTGACGATCTACCTGCCTGGCCAACGGGCGACGCTGGTGATCCTGCTGAACACCGACATCAGGTCGGACAACGAGAACCCCCATACCCTGCTCGGCCGGGCGATTACCCAGGTCATCAGCCCGAGGAACGTCTACGGCTCGGCCACCGACCAGTCCTGA